A window of Longimicrobiaceae bacterium genomic DNA:
CAAGCATCGGACGACGGGTCGCCCAGCAGGTAGCCGGCGCCGCGCCGGGTGTGGATGAGCGGCGGAGCGCCGGCATCCACCTTGGCCCGCAGGCGGTTGATGTTGACCTCGATGGCGTTGGAGAGGGGGTCGTGGTTGTCGTCCCACACGTGGGCGCACAGGTCCGCCCGGCTCACCACCCGCCCCGCGTTGCGCGCCAGGTACTCCAGCAGGGTGTACTCCTTGGCGGTCAGGCGGATGCCCCGCCCGGCGCGCCGCACCGTCTGCGCGCGGGTGTCGACCACCAGGTCGGCCACGCGGATCTCGCTGGGCAGCAGCTCGGGCGCGCGCCGCATCAGCGCGCGCAGCCGTGCCAGCAGCTCGCCGAAGTCGAACGGCTTGGACAGGTAGTCGTCGGCTCCCGCGTCCAGCCCGGCGATGCGGTCGGCCACGGCGTCGCGAGCGGTCAGCATCAGCACCGGCACCCGCGAGCCGCGGGCACGCAGCGCCCGGCACACCTCGATGCCGTCGGGCGCGGGCATCATCACGTCCAGCACCACGGCGTCGTACTCGTTCATCGCCGCCATGCGCAGCGCGGCCCGCCCGTCGCCCACCGCGTCCACGGCATATGCGGACTCGGCCAGGCCGCGCTCCAGGATGCTGCGCAGGTGCGCGTCGTCTTCGGCGACCAGAACCCGCATCTTCCCTACCTGTCGGAGGATGTGCGGCGCGGGGCGGGTGCGGCGGTCGCGCCGTGGCACGTTTCGCGGCCCGCGTCGCGGAAGGCCGACCCCGCCACGGGCACGAACTCCCACGCGTACCGGCCGCGCTCCAGCGACAGACGGAGGACGCCGTGGGTGGAGTCGTCCAGAGCCTCGCTGTTGGGGGTGCGGCCGCGGGCGCGGTACAGCCCCGCGCCGCCGGTGCCCACCACGAACTGGCGGATGCCGCGCGCGTCGTCGCGGCGCCCCGCCGAGTCCATGGGCGCGAACCGCTCGTACATGTGGTCGTGGCCGGAGAGCACCACGTCGGCCCCCGCGTCGTAGAGAATCTGCCAGAACGCCGCCATGCGCGGGCGGGGGCCGTGCATGCCGGAGCTGAACCGCGGCGTGTGCCAGTAGGCCAGCGTGCACGCCGCGGGGTGCGCCGCCAGGTCCGCCCGCAGCCACCGCGCCTGTGGCGAAGCCGGGCCCACGTCGATGCCGCTGTTCAGCGCCACCACGTGCCACGCGCCCGCCTCGTAGCTGTAATAGCCCAGCCCCGCGGGGCCCGCCAGTGAGCCGAAGTAGCGGAAGTACGCCGCCGCCGTCCCGGCGCTGTATTCGTGGTTTCCCGGCACCGGCCGCGACCGTGCACGGAAGCGGCCCCACGTGGGCGCGTAGCACGTGGCGAAGTCGCGGTCGCTCCCGGTGGGGTACGCCTCGTCGCCCAGCACCGCCACCACGCCCGGCATGCGCTCCACTAGCCGCGCGGTCGCCTCGGCCGCGCCCCGGGGGCACTCCGCCACGTCGCCCGCAGCGATCATCGTCGCGTCGCCCCGCCCGGCCCGCTGGGCCCTGGCCGGGAACGGAGCGGCGGCGGCCGCCAACGCGACCGCCGCCGCCACCACCCGGCGCCGGGCGCGGCTTCTTTCAGTGCCTGTAATCCCGGCGTGGATCATTCGTCTTCCCGAGAGAGGTTGGGGCAGGCGGGAACGCCTGCCGGAGCGGCTACGGGCGCTTCGGCGCGGCAGCCTTCTCGCGGCGTTCGGCGCGCGCCTCGGCCCGCTCTTCGGCCGGGCCCTCGTGCTGCTTGGCGATCACGGCGCCCGTCAGCGCGTCCACGTTCACCTCGTCGATCCCGCGCCGCCCGGCCACCTGGATGTCGAAGGAGTAGATGAGCTTCCCGTGCTCGCGCTCCAGCTCTGCGGACTTCACGCGGCCGTTG
This region includes:
- a CDS encoding response regulator transcription factor; the encoded protein is MRVLVAEDDAHLRSILERGLAESAYAVDAVGDGRAALRMAAMNEYDAVVLDVMMPAPDGIEVCRALRARGSRVPVLMLTARDAVADRIAGLDAGADDYLSKPFDFGELLARLRALMRRAPELLPSEIRVADLVVDTRAQTVRRAGRGIRLTAKEYTLLEYLARNAGRVVSRADLCAHVWDDNHDPLSNAIEVNINRLRAKVDAGAPPLIHTRRGAGYLLGDPSSDA
- a CDS encoding metallophosphoesterase — encoded protein: MIHAGITGTERSRARRRVVAAAVALAAAAAPFPARAQRAGRGDATMIAAGDVAECPRGAAEATARLVERMPGVVAVLGDEAYPTGSDRDFATCYAPTWGRFRARSRPVPGNHEYSAGTAAAYFRYFGSLAGPAGLGYYSYEAGAWHVVALNSGIDVGPASPQARWLRADLAAHPAACTLAYWHTPRFSSGMHGPRPRMAAFWQILYDAGADVVLSGHDHMYERFAPMDSAGRRDDARGIRQFVVGTGGAGLYRARGRTPNSEALDDSTHGVLRLSLERGRYAWEFVPVAGSAFRDAGRETCHGATAAPAPRRTSSDR
- a CDS encoding PepSY domain-containing protein; translated protein: MKIMTIALVTALCATAGAASAQQGGTQPAHHPRHETQAQLARQARVTEAAARATALALVPNGRVKSAELEREHGKLIYSFDIQVAGRRGIDEVNVDALTGAVIAKQHEGPAEERAEARAERREKAAAPKRP